One genomic segment of Gymnogyps californianus isolate 813 chromosome 8, ASM1813914v2, whole genome shotgun sequence includes these proteins:
- the LOC127019296 gene encoding zinc finger protein 551-like codes for MDVNVDWDPENNICDTGEKLSNYSRKTTKQVGHTPSLQKEVDMNYSQTCGPRCNSAGPSGKQELPAELQCEDGETYETYYQKRSESTAGVFVPSSTNFDLQCEDKDLEHCSSEWSKRPRRRLRDDNENTVLADVFDEDLESVSEEALPYRCKKCGSSFQGMSELQEHKRTHLVENSYRCPVCAKEFFRAANLRMHKLIHSSDRPHKCPECDKGFIRTADVWRHLRNVHKIERSMVILGNGMARNPWSIVHRNQHTVEYADQPCAENQKSEEDDYKPYACPTCGKSFDKPNLLSKHKVIHRQDKPYKCQECGMAFVQLLRLKRHQQTHSGERPFYCEECGGTFTRLASLQRHHRIHTGEKPYSCNYCGHSFTESGTLRRHERTHKLDKS; via the coding sequence ATGGATGTGAATGTGGACTGGGACCCTGAGAATAACATTTGTGACACAGGTGAGAAGCTTTCGAATTATTCCAGAAAGACCACTAAGCAGGTGGGCCACACACCTAGCCTCCAGAAGGAGGTAGACATGAATTACTCGCAGACGTGCGGTCCTCGTTGCAACTCTGCTGGACCTTCAGGTAAGCAGGAgcttcctgcagagctgcagtgtgaAGACGGAGAAACCTATGAGACCTACTACCAGAAACGAAGTGAGAGTACAGCTGGGGTCTTTGTCCCCTCCAGTACCAACTTCGACCTGCAGTGTGAAGATAAAGATTTAGAGCACTGTTCCTCTGAGTGGTCCAAGAGACCACGGAGAAGGCTACGTGACGATAACGAAAATACCGTTCTTGCTGATGTGTTTGATGAGGACCTGGAGTCTGTCTCTGAGGAAGCTTTGCCATATCGGTGCAAGAAGTGTGGTTCCTCTTTCCAGGGTATGAGCGAGCTGCAGGAACATAAGCGAACTCACCTTGTGGAAAACTCATACCGATGTCCCGTCTGTGCCAAAGAGTTCTTCCGCGCGGCAAATTTGCGAATGCACAAGCTCATTCATTCTAGTGACAGGCCACACAAATGTCCAGAGTGTGACAAGGGTTTCATTCGCACGGCTGACGTCTGGAGGCACCTACGCAACGTGCACAAGATAGAGCGCTCCATGGTGATCCTGGGAAACGGCATGGCTAGGAACCCGTGGTCGATCGTGCACCGTAACCAACACACTGTTGAGTACGCTGATCAGCCTTGTGCAGAAAACCAAAAGTCTGAGGAAGACGACTATAAACCTTATGCCTGTCCAACGTGCGGCAAAAGTTTCGATAAGCCTAACCTGCTTTCCAAACACAAGGTCATCCACCGACAAGACAAGCCCTATAAGTGTCAGGAATGTGGCATGGCGTTCGTCCAGCTGCTCAGGCTGAAAAGACACCAGCAGACTCACTCTGGGGAGCGCCCCTTCTACTGCGAGGAGTGCGGAGGGACGTTCACCCGGCTGGCATCGCTCCAGCGCCATCACCGCATCCATACTGGAGAGAAGCCCTACTCTTGCAATTACTGTGGTCATTCCTTCACCGAGTCAGGTACCCTACGGAGGCATGAGCGCACACACAAATTGGACAAATCTTAA